The Alnus glutinosa chromosome 7, dhAlnGlut1.1, whole genome shotgun sequence genome includes a region encoding these proteins:
- the LOC133872963 gene encoding ankyrin repeat-containing protein At5g02620-like, translating into MEAPERQQSLRRKTMTKQLTGKRDDTPLHRAARAGDLELAMEIFSNSGEAELKQLLSKQNHSGETTLYVAAENGFVDLVKEMIKFYDIGMAATKAKNGYDAFHIAAKQGDLEILKVLMDAIDPELSMTVDLSNTTALHTAAAQGHIEVVSFLLEKGSSLATIAKSNGKTALHSAARHGYLEVVSALLSKEPGLATRTDKKGQTALHMAVKGQNVELVDELVKSDPSLINIIDNKGCTALHIATRKGRLQIVRNLVANKGMDAMAISKSGQTALDIADGAGYSEVAAVLREHGVQSANSIKPAATNPARELKQTVSDIKHGVHNQIEHTRQTRQRVQGIAKRLNKMHTEGLNNAINSTTVVAVLIATVAFAAIFNVPGQYADDKTKLTPEYKLGEAKIAPKLEFIIFFIFDSTALFISLAVVVVQTSIVVIERKAKKKMMAVINKLMWLACVLISVAFLALSYVVVGKNDRWLAVGVTAVGTLIMATTLGTMCYWVILHRIEASKMRSLRRSSMSSRSRSYSMSAVISDSEILENEFKTVYAI; encoded by the exons ATGGAAGCTCCAGAGAGGCAGCAAAGTTTGCGCCGGAAGACAATGACAAAGCAGTTGACTGGAAAACGGGACGACACGCCTTTGCATAGGGCGGCGAGAGCGGGAGATTTAGAATTGGCTATGGAGATCTTCTCCAACAGTGGGGAGGCAGAGTTGAAGCAATTGTTGTCCAAGCAGAACCACTCGGGTGAAACTACTCTCTATGTTGCTGCTGAAAATGGTTTTGTTGATTTGGTGAAGGAGATGATAAAGTTCTATGATATTGGTATGGCTGCTACCAAAGCTAAGAATGGCTATGATGCTTTCCACATTGCTGCCAAGCAAGGCGACTTGG AAATATTGAAGGTCCTAATGGATGCCATTGATCCTGAACTTTCAATGACCGTTGATCTATCCAACACCACTGCATTACATACTGCGGCAGCTCAAGGCCATATAGAAGTGGTCTCTTTTCTCTTGGAGAAAGGTAGCAGCTTGGCCACCATAGCCAAAAGCAACGGGAAAACTGCCCTCCATTCAGCTGCAAGGCACGGATATTTGGAGGTTGTCAGCGCCCTTTTGAGCAAAGAACCTGGCCTCGCAACAAGAACTGACAAGAAGGGGCAGACAGCTCTCCACATGGCAGTGAAGGGACAGAATGTCGAGCTCGTGGATGAACTGGTGAAGTCAGATCCTTCTTtgataaacatcattgataacAAAGGCTGCACAGCATTGCATATAGCAACACGGAAGGGTCGCTTGCAG ATTGTTCGTAATCTAGTAGCTAACAAGGGAATGGATGCAATGGCCATCAGCAAATCCGGACAAACTGCACTTGACATTGCCGACGGAGCGGGGTACTCTGAGGTTGCCGCCGTTCTACGAGAGCACGGCGTTCAAAGTGCCAACTCCATCAAACCGGCGGCTACAAACCCGGCCCGAGAGCTGAAACAAACCGTGAGCGACATAAAACACGGCGTGCATAATCAAATAGAGCACACACGGCAAACGCGACAGCGAGTGCAAGGCATTGCAAAACGGCTCAACAAAATGCACACGGAGGGGCTTAACAACGCAATAAACTCCACCACAGTTGTTGCTGTTCTCATTGCTACCGTCGCCTTTGCCGCCATCTTCAATGTCCCCGGCCAATATGCCGATGACAAAACGAAACTGACTCCCGAATATAAGCTTGGGGAAGCAAAGATCGCCCCCAAACTCGAGTTTATTATATTCTTCATCTTTGACTCTACTGCCCTCTTCATATCATTGGCTGTCGTGGTCGTTCAAACTTCAATTGTGGTGATAGAGAGGAAGgcgaaaaagaaaatgatggcGGTTATAAACAAGCTAATGTGGTTGGCTTGTGTGCTGATCTCGGTGGCATTTCTTGCACTGTCGTATGTTGTTGTGGGGAAGAACGACAGGTGGTTGGCGGTCGGAGTAACGGCCGTAGGGACATTAATAATGGCAACAACGTTGGGAACGATGTGTTACTGGGTGATTTTGCACCGAATTGAGGCTTCTAAAATGCGGAGCCTTAGGAGGTCATCGATGAGCAGTAGGTCAAGATCATATTCTATGTCGGCGGTAATCTCGGATTCCGAGATCCTAGAAAATGAGTTTAAGACAGTCTATGCGATTTGA